One part of the Quercus lobata isolate SW786 chromosome 7, ValleyOak3.0 Primary Assembly, whole genome shotgun sequence genome encodes these proteins:
- the LOC115953599 gene encoding transcription termination factor MTERF4, chloroplastic-like translates to MTSISILLRRTTKPIKKIIFPIPNPNPATQIPHFTQNYPSCPCPCPCPPQPYQIIHSFSTQSSKFPEYEMPSVTWGVIQGRKERLVSRVIICDYLKTLGIISDELEQLELPSTVDVMRERVEFLQKLGLTIDDINQYPLMLACSVRKNIIPVLGYLEKIGIPRSKLGEFVNNYPQVLHASVVVELAPVVKFLRGLDVEKQDIGYVLGKYPELLGFKLEGTMSTSVAYLVSIGVRPRDIGPMVTQYPYLLGMRVGTMIKPLVDYLVSLGLPKTILARMLEKRAYILGYDLEETVKPNVGCLLSFGIRKEALASVIAQYPQILGLPLKAKLSSQQYFFNLKLKIDPQGFAQVIEKMPQIVSLHQHVIMKPVEFLLARALPSEDVAKMVVKCPQIVASRVELMKNSYYFFKSEMGRPLKELMEFPEYFTYSLESRIKPRYQRLKSKGIRCSLNWLLNCSDQRFEERLQGDYIETESIGPTFCMGGKLELPGNEIVSDEEDESEDEVLFRRTVSL, encoded by the coding sequence ATGACCTCTATATCTATACTCCTCAGAAGAACCACTAAACCCAtcaaaaaaatcatcttcccaatcccaaacccaaacccagcAACACAAATCCCTCATTTCACCCAAAACTACCCATCATGTCCATGTCCATGTCCATGTCCTCCACAACCCTACCAAATTATTCACTCTTTTTCAACTCAGTCCTCCAAATTCCCCGAATACGAAATGCCTTCTGTCACCTGGGGTGTCATCCAGGGCCGTAAAGAAAGGCTCGTTTCTCGTGTCATCATTTGTGATTACCTCAAAACTTTAGGCATAATTTCCGATGAACTCGAACAACTCGAGCTCCCCTCCACCGTCGACGTCATGAGGGAGCGTGTCGAGTTCTTACAAAAGCTAGGATTGACCATTGATGATATTAACCAATACCCATTAATGCTAGCCTGTAGTGTGCGCAAGAATATCATTCCTGTCTTGGGTTACTTGGAGAAAATTGGGATTCCCAGGTCTAAACTAGGAGAGTTTGTTAACAACTACCCTCAAGTATTGCACGCTAGCGTTGTCGTTGAGCTTGCCCCCGTTGTTAAGTTCCTTCGTGGCCTAGATGTTGAGAAGCAGGATATAGGCTATGTTTTGGGCAAGTATCCTGAGCTTCTTGGGTTTAAGCTTGAAGGGACAATGAGTACTTCTGTTGCCTATCTTGTTAGTATTGGTGTGCGTCCTAGAGATATTGGTCCCATGGTTACACAGTATCCTTATTTGTTGGGGATGAGAGTTGGGACTATGATTAAACCGCTCGTGGATTATTTGGTTTCTTTGGGTTTGCCCAAGACAATTCTAGCTAGGATGTTGGAGAAGCGCGCGTATATACTTGGTTATGATCTTGAAGAGACTGTTAAACCCAATGTGGGATGTTTGCTAAGTTTCGGGATTAGGAAGGAAGCACTTGCTTCTGTTATTGCTCAGTACCCGCAAATCCTTGGCCTGCCTTTGAAAGCTAAGTTGTCTTCGCAgcaatactttttcaatttgaaGCTCAAGATCGATCCCCAAGGGTTTGCACAAGTGATAGAGAAGATGCCGCAAATAGTTAGCCTTCACCAACATGTGATTATGAAACCTGTTGAGTTCCTCTTGGCACGGGCATTGCCCTCTGAGGATGTGGCCAAGATGGTTGTGAAATGTCCTCAAATAGTTGCATCGCGAGTTGAGCTCATGAAGAACAGTTATTACTTTTTCAAGAGTGAGATGGGGAGACCTCTGAAAGAACTCATGGAATTTCCAGAATATTTTACGTATAGCTTGGAGTCCAGGATTAAACCCAGGTACCAGAGGTTAAAGAGCAAGGGAATCCGGTGTTCCTTGAATTGGCTCCTCAACTGCAGTGATCAGAGATTTGAAGAGAGATTGCAGGGTGATTATATTGAAACAGAGAGTATAGGCCCAACATTTTGTATGGGTGGAAAGTTAGAACTACCAGGGAATGAGATTGTGTCAGATGAGGAAGATGAGAGTGAGGATGAAGTACTTTTCAGACGCACTGTATCTCTCTAG
- the LOC115953623 gene encoding 2,3-bisphosphoglycerate-independent phosphoglycerate mutase, with amino-acid sequence MGSSWKLADHPKLPKGKTVAVVVLDGWGEAKPDQYNCIHVAETPTMDSLKKGDPDKWRLVKAHGSAVGLPTEDDMGNSEVGHNALGAGRIFAQGAKLVDLALESGKIYDGEGFKYISECFEKGTLHLIGLLSDGGVHSRLDQLLLLLKGSSERGAKRIRVHILTDGRDVLDGSSVGFVETLENYLAELRGKGVDAQIASGGGRMYVTMDRYENDWEVVKRGWDAQVLGEAPFKFRNAVEGVKQLRAAPKASDQYLPPFVIADESGKPVGPIVDGDAVVTINFRADRMVMVAKAFEYEDFDKFDRVRVPKIRYAGMLQYDGELKLPSHYLVSPPEIDRTSGEYLVHNGIRTFACSETVKFGHVTFFWNGNRSGYFNEELEEYVEIPSDSGITFNVQPKMKALEIGEKVRDAILSGKFDQVRVNIPNGDMVGHTGDIEATVVACKAADEAVKMILDAIEQVGGIYVVTADHGNAEDMVKRNKTGQPLLDKGGKIQILTSHTCQPVPIAIGGPGLAPGCRFRRDIPTGGLANVAATVMNLHGFEAPSDYEPTLVEVVDI; translated from the exons atgGGAAGCTCGTGGAAATTGGCGGATCACCCGAAGCTTCCAAAGGGTAAGACCGTTGCCGTGGTGGTTCTCGATGGTTGGGGCGAGGCCAAGCCTGATCAGTACAACTGCATCCATGTCGCCGAGACTCCCACTATGGATTCCCtcaaaaag GGTGATCCTGATAAATGGAGGTTGGTTAAGGCCCATGGTTCTGCTGTAGGTCTTCCAACAGAGGATGACATGGGCAACAGTGAAGTTGGTCACAACGCACTTGGGGCCGGTCGCATCTTCGCTCAAGG TGCAAAGCTTGTTGACCTAGCTCTTGAATCTGGAAAAATTTATGATGGAGAAGGTTTTAAGTATATAAGTGAATGCTTTGAAAAAGGCACTTTGCATCTCATTGGGCTATTGAGTGATGGAGGAGTCCACTCCAGGCTTGATCAGTTGCTG TTGTTGCTTAAAGGATCTAGCGAGCGTGGTGCTAAAAGAATCCGCGTTCATATTCTTACTGATGGGCGTGATGTTTTGGACGGTTCAAGTGTGGGATTTGTAGAAACACTTGAGAATTACCTTGCAGAATTACGTGGGAAGGGTGTTGATGCACAGATTGCATCTGGTGGTGGTCGTATGTACGTCACAATGGATCGTTATGAG AATGATTGGGAAGTGGTCAAACGAGGATGGGATGCCCAAGTGCTGGGTGAAGCcccttttaaatttagaaatgcTGTTGAAGGTGTGAAGCAGCTGAGGGCAGCCCCTAAAGCCAGCGATCAATACTTGCCTCCTTTTGTTATTGCCGATGAGAGTGGGAAACCTGTTGGTCCTATAGTTGATGGTGATGCTGTGGTTACAATCAACTTTCGAGCAGATCGTATGGTTATGGTTGCCAAGGCTTTTGAATATGAAGATTTTGACAAGTTTGATAGAGTGCGAGTACCTAAAATCCGTTATGCTGGAATGCTTCAATATGATGGTGAATTGAAGCTTCCAAGCCATTACCTTGTTTCTCCACCAGAGATAGATAGAACATCTGGTGAATATCTAGTGCACAATGGTATCCGTACGTTTGCTTGCAG TGAGACTGTGAAATTTGGTCATGTCACTTTCTTTTGGAATGGAAACCGCTCTGGGTATTTCAACGAAGAACTGGAGGAATACGTTGAAATTCCAAGTGATTCTGGAATTACATTCAACGTCCAGCCAAAGATGAAGGCATTGGAGATTGGTGAAAAAGTGAGAGATGCTATACTTAGCGGAAAATTTGACCAG GTACGTGTTAACATACCAAATGGTGACATGGTGGGACATACAGGTGATATTGAGGCCACAGTTGTGGCTTGCAAGGCTGCTGATGAAGCTGTCAAG ATGATCCTTGATGCAATAGAGCAAGTTGGTGGAATTTATGTTGTTACTGCAGATCATGGTAATGCTGAGGACATGGTGAAGAGGAACAAAACAGGGCAACCTCTTCTTGACAAGGGTGGCAAAATTCAAATACTCACTTCTCATACTTGTCAGCCA gTGCCAATTGCAATTGGAGGTCCTGGATTAGCACCTGGTTGCAGATTCCGCAGGGATATTCCTACTGGTGGGCTTGCCAATGTTGCTGCAACTGTTATGAATCTCCATGGATTTGAGGCTCCTAGTGACTATGAGCCAACCCTTGTTGAAGTTGTTGATATCTAG
- the LOC115951893 gene encoding F-box protein GID2-like: MNSCGRGLVESEEQDENKKMKLIVVEEQEQEEGSESESESRTGFVDLDPDTLLNVLKRVDADAVTLGRAACVNKLWRKVAGDDQLWEPIVTRHFLRSGGYGRFDVFRKEVPKFGGFCRFHSLRLWPLSKPPPSDFFSIDPTVLKIQPFSDIASTSSKMGKGTIGNITWYQGRSS, translated from the coding sequence ATGAATTCGTGTGGTCGTGGGCTAGTTGAGAGTGAAGAACAGGACGAGAACAAGAAGATGAAGTTGATTGTAGTCGaggaacaagaacaagaagaggGAAGTGAAAGTGAAAGTGAAAGTAGAACtgggtttgtggatttggaCCCGGATACGCTTCTCAACGTGTTGAAGCGCGTGGATGCGGATGCGGTTACGTTAGGACGAGCGGCGTGTGTGAACAAGCTGTGGCGCAAGGTGGCTGGGGACGACCAACTCTGGGAGCCCATCGTTACAAGGCACTTTCTTCGCTCGGGCGGGTATGGGCGCTTCGATGTGTTCAGAAAAGAGGTCCCCAAGTTTGGTGGCTTCTGTCGATTCCACAGTTTGCGCCTCTGGCCTCTATCAAAGCCCCCACCATCGGATTTTTTTTCGATCGATCCAACGGTTCTCAAAATCCAGCCCTTTTCAGACATTGCTTCAACGAGCTCAAAGATGGGTAAGGGGACCATCGGTAATATAACATGGTATCAGGGCAGGAGTTCCTGA
- the LOC115953625 gene encoding 2,3-bisphosphoglycerate-independent phosphoglycerate mutase-like gives MNESLRYQIGRMILDAIEQVGGIYVVTADHGNAEDMVKRNKTGQPQLGKGGKIQILTSHTCQPVPIAIGGPGLAPGCRFRRDIPTGGLANVAATVMNLHGFEAPGDYEPTLIEVVDI, from the exons ATGAATGAGAGTCTGAGGTATCAGATCGGAAGG ATGATCCTTGATGCAATAGAGCAAGTTGGTGGAATTTATGTTGTTACTGCAGATCATGGTAATGCTGAGGACATGGTGAAGAGGAACAAAACAGGGCAACCTCAACTTGGCAAGGGTGGCAAAATTCAAATACTCACTTCTCATACTTGTCAGCCA GTGCCAATTGCAATTGGAGGTCCTGGATTAGCACCTGGTTGCAGATTCCGCAGGGATATTCCTACTGGTGGGCTAGCCAATGTTGCTGCAACTGTTATGAATCTCCATGGATTTGAGGCTCCTGGTGACTATGAGCCAACCCTTATTGAAGTTGTTGATATCTAG
- the LOC115953624 gene encoding cell division control protein 2 homolog C: protein MEKYEKLEKVGEGTYGKVYKAKDKESGEVVALKKTRLEMDEEGVPPTALREVSLLQMLSQSLYVVRLLCVEHSLNKHGKPLLYLVFEYLETDLKKFIDSHRKCANPRPLPPSLVQSFLYQLCKGVAHCHSHGVLHRDLKPQNLLVDKDRGILKIADLGLGRAFTVPLKSYTHEIVTLWYRAPEVLLGSTHYSTAVDIWSVGCIFAEMARRQALFPGDSEFQQLLHIFRLLGTPTEKQWGGVTTLRDWHAYPQWEPQNLARAVPALGPDGVDLLSKMLKYDPAERISAKAALDHPYFDSLDKSQF from the exons atggaaaagtaCGAGAAACTGGAGAAGGTGGGAGAAGGAACGTACGGGAAGGTGTACAAAGCTAAAGACAAGGAGAGCGGCGAAGTCGTCGCCCTCAAGAAAACCCGTCTCGAAATGGACGAAGAAGGCGTTCCCCCAACCGCGCTCCGCGAAGTCTCCTTGCTCCAAATGCTCTCCCAATCTCTCTACGTCGTCCGCCTCCTCTGCGTCGAACACTCCCTCAACAAACACGGCAAGCCTCTCCTCTACCTCGTCTTCGAGTACCTTGAAACCGATCTCAAAAAGTTCATCGATTCTCATCGCAAGTGCGCCAACCCTCGGCCCCTCCCTCCTTCCCTGGTTCAGAGTTTCCTATACCAGCTCTGCAAGGGCGTCGCTCACTGCCACTCTCACGGCGTTCTCCACCGCGATCTCAAGCCCCAGAATCTGCTGGTCGACAAGGACAGGGGGATTCTGAAGATCGCGGATCTTGGACTCGGACGCGCCTTCACCGTTCCTCTCAAGAGCTACACGCACGAGATCGTTACTCTCTGGTACAGGGCTCCGGAGGTTCTACTCGGATCCACTCATTACTCCACCGCCGTTGATATCTGGTCCGTCGGTTGCATCTTTGCTGAGATGGCAAGGCGTCAGGCTCTTTTTCCTGGTGACTCCGAGTTCCAGCAATTGCTTCATATTTTCAG GTTGCTTGGCACTCCCACAGAGAAGCAGTGGGGTGGAGTTACTACTCTGCGGGATTGGCACGCGTATCCACAGTGGGAACCACAGAACTTGGCACGTGCCGTTCCTGCTTTGGGACCTGATGGTGTTGACCTCCTTTCG